A window of Myxococcales bacterium contains these coding sequences:
- a CDS encoding cupin domain-containing protein: MNDEAGSQEIRAPASLNGDMAHRAVMRTPEIEWQASPSGTVWRKRLHLVGDAESGQVTSVVRYEPGAAFPIHDHPDGEEIFVLEGVFSDEHGDWPAGTHLLNPEGFRHAPFSRDGCVLFVKLRQYAGAQRVYQKIDTHAMDWQCTNSEGIETKLLYEESAFPDVTRLERWASGTTWKTDPLNGGCEIFVIAGEIYDSEGVYGVGTWIRLPNAAGIELISEQGCVLYIKRGALPTLRTIADPPSERLAIRD, encoded by the coding sequence ATGAACGACGAAGCAGGCAGCCAAGAGATCCGGGCTCCAGCATCTCTCAATGGCGACATGGCGCATCGAGCGGTAATGCGTACCCCGGAAATCGAGTGGCAGGCGAGCCCCAGTGGCACGGTCTGGCGCAAACGTCTCCACCTGGTGGGTGATGCCGAGTCAGGACAGGTGACATCGGTCGTTCGCTACGAGCCAGGCGCCGCATTTCCAATCCACGACCACCCCGATGGTGAAGAGATCTTCGTGCTCGAGGGCGTGTTCTCGGATGAGCACGGCGATTGGCCTGCCGGCACTCACCTGCTGAATCCGGAGGGCTTCCGGCACGCTCCCTTCTCCCGCGATGGCTGCGTGCTCTTTGTCAAGTTGCGCCAGTACGCGGGAGCACAACGGGTCTACCAAAAGATCGACACCCATGCGATGGATTGGCAGTGCACGAACAGCGAAGGAATCGAAACGAAACTGCTCTACGAAGAGTCCGCGTTTCCCGACGTAACACGACTCGAACGCTGGGCGTCGGGCACAACCTGGAAGACAGACCCCTTGAATGGCGGGTGTGAAATCTTTGTGATCGCGGGAGAGATTTACGACAGCGAGGGAGTTTACGGAGTCGGAACCTGGATCCGGTTGCCGAATGCGGCGGGTATCGAACTGATCTCGGAGCAGGGATGCGTGCTCTACATAAAGAGAGGCGCCCTGCCGACCCTGAGGACGATCGCCGACCCTCCCTCCGAGCGGCTGGCAATCCGCGACTAG
- a CDS encoding pyridoxamine 5'-phosphate oxidase family protein, with protein MSVPSPFHAGEQTVQTQLGVRAEIEPWARKVVRSTLPEQHREFYAELPFLVAAARDADGQPWATLLTGAVGFAHSPHPGALRIDALPPASDPLVDSLVEGSDLGLLGLEFSTRRRNRLNGRVSHRDGKGLELAVGQAFGNCPQYIHERGWRSVPVVALKAVPVRHLQLTRHFREIIETADTFFIATGYRGEGESAAYGMDASHRGGDPGFVRVDSAQSLVFPDYAGNNHFNTVGNLLMDPRVGLLFVDFAAGNLLQLTGRARIEDAGPQLAQFPGAQRLIHFQVAEVLEQTAVIPLRWDSQTHSGRELRIASKLKESADVTSFVLEPVAGGELDSFMAGQHLPVKLEIPGHDAAVDRTYSLSNDPRDPYYRITVKRESMGTVSRHLHDVVEVGDTLIAGAPAGDFTLAKETSRPSVLLSAGVGITPMVSMLHALIDRGETKPIWFIHGARNSTQHPLDEEVRNLAEAAPNVKVRVSYSRPLPGDVTRDADHLEGRVDGDRLDALLNSYEADFYLCGPSKWMAAIYEHLEQRDVSPERIHSESFGPVA; from the coding sequence ATGTCCGTCCCATCGCCGTTTCATGCTGGTGAGCAAACGGTTCAGACACAGCTCGGTGTGCGGGCCGAGATCGAGCCGTGGGCCCGCAAGGTGGTACGCAGCACGTTGCCCGAGCAGCATCGCGAGTTCTACGCCGAACTGCCTTTCCTAGTGGCTGCGGCGCGCGATGCGGACGGTCAGCCCTGGGCGACACTCTTGACCGGAGCTGTTGGATTTGCTCACTCGCCCCACCCCGGTGCGCTGCGCATTGATGCATTGCCGCCTGCGAGTGATCCGCTTGTCGATAGCCTTGTGGAGGGATCAGATCTCGGGCTCCTGGGCCTCGAGTTCAGTACCCGAAGGCGCAACCGGCTGAATGGGCGCGTCAGCCATCGGGACGGGAAAGGTCTGGAACTCGCCGTCGGTCAAGCCTTCGGCAATTGCCCCCAGTACATCCATGAACGCGGCTGGAGAAGCGTACCCGTGGTGGCTCTGAAGGCAGTTCCGGTGCGTCATCTCCAGCTTACCCGCCACTTCCGTGAAATCATCGAGACGGCCGACACTTTCTTCATTGCGACGGGCTACCGGGGAGAAGGCGAGAGCGCAGCGTACGGAATGGATGCGTCCCACCGCGGCGGGGATCCGGGGTTTGTTCGGGTAGACAGTGCCCAGAGCCTGGTGTTCCCGGACTACGCGGGCAACAACCACTTCAATACGGTTGGCAATCTACTGATGGATCCGAGAGTCGGACTCCTCTTCGTGGATTTCGCAGCTGGAAACCTGCTCCAACTCACGGGGCGGGCCCGGATTGAAGATGCGGGCCCGCAACTTGCTCAGTTCCCTGGCGCCCAGCGGTTGATCCATTTTCAAGTGGCAGAGGTTCTTGAACAAACAGCTGTAATTCCCCTGCGCTGGGATAGCCAGACCCATTCGGGTCGCGAACTTCGTATTGCCTCCAAGCTGAAGGAGAGCGCGGACGTGACCTCCTTCGTTCTCGAGCCGGTCGCGGGCGGGGAACTCGATTCATTCATGGCCGGACAGCATTTGCCGGTGAAGCTCGAAATCCCTGGGCACGATGCCGCAGTCGATCGGACTTATTCGTTGTCCAATGATCCTCGCGACCCGTACTATCGCATCACCGTCAAGCGGGAATCAATGGGGACAGTGTCCCGTCATTTGCACGACGTAGTCGAGGTGGGTGATACGCTGATTGCCGGTGCACCCGCTGGCGACTTCACGCTGGCGAAGGAAACATCGCGACCGAGCGTACTACTCAGTGCTGGAGTCGGGATCACGCCGATGGTGAGCATGCTGCACGCTCTGATCGACCGGGGCGAGACCAAACCCATCTGGTTCATCCACGGCGCCCGCAACTCAACGCAGCATCCCCTGGACGAAGAAGTGCGCAATCTTGCGGAAGCGGCGCCCAACGTAAAGGTTCGTGTGAGTTACAGCCGCCCACTTCCCGGGGACGTGACCCGAGACGCAGATCATCTGGAAGGTCGTGTCGATGGCGACAGGCTGGATGCGCTGCTGAACTCGTATGAGGCAGATTTCTACCTCTGCGGCCCCAGTAAATGGATGGCCGCAATCTACGAACACCTGGAGCAACGCGATGTTTCGCCGGAACGCATACACTCGGAGTCGTTCGGGCCGGTGGCATGA
- a CDS encoding glutathione S-transferase family protein, whose amino-acid sequence MQLYDFYLSGNSHKVRNLLSLLGVEHELIDVDLLAGEQRSQKFLALNPFAQVPVLVDGDVVVRDSSAILVYLGRRFGHGEWLPLDAEGESKVQEWLATASTDVANGPAFARLITVFGANGDLAEAQERAHAVIERFEEHLADRSFLVSDTPTIADIANYSYLALAPDGGVELDAYPNVRAWIERLAKRPGATPIPVKPGKE is encoded by the coding sequence ATTCAACTCTATGACTTCTATCTTTCCGGCAATTCACACAAGGTCCGCAACCTCCTTTCCCTGCTCGGCGTCGAGCACGAACTCATCGACGTAGACCTGTTGGCAGGCGAACAGCGCAGTCAGAAGTTTCTGGCCTTGAATCCCTTCGCCCAGGTCCCGGTCCTGGTCGACGGAGACGTGGTCGTGCGCGATTCGAGCGCAATTCTCGTCTACCTCGGCCGGAGATTCGGCCACGGTGAATGGCTACCGCTCGACGCGGAAGGAGAGTCAAAAGTCCAGGAATGGCTTGCCACCGCCAGCACCGATGTCGCCAACGGTCCGGCCTTCGCACGACTCATCACAGTGTTCGGTGCCAACGGTGATCTCGCCGAAGCACAGGAGCGCGCGCACGCGGTAATCGAGCGCTTCGAGGAACACCTCGCGGATCGATCCTTTCTCGTGTCGGACACTCCGACCATCGCCGACATCGCCAACTACAGCTACCTGGCCCTGGCACCCGACGGAGGCGTTGAGCTCGACGCATATCCCAACGTTCGGGCCTGGATCGAGCGTCTCGCGAAACGACCGGGCGCGACACCGATTCCAGTCAAGCCCGGAAAGGAGTAA